A region of Rhodohalobacter barkolensis DNA encodes the following proteins:
- a CDS encoding NUDIX hydrolase, translating into MSAHPFFSYVKRFSESSLPGWQAQKKMCPFPVNGDPIQRQPNDDQGHPSSVLVPLFPEKNQKLNVILTLRTNSIRHAGQISFPGGRAEVNETPIETALRESHEEIGIEPETVNIAGSISPLYLDRSHNRISPFVGFLDKKPVLTRNPNEVEEIIIVEMDQLLSDRLLKREVWELQNRELEVPYWDIHRVPLWGATAMMMSELLELYQKFLNEE; encoded by the coding sequence ATGTCTGCACACCCTTTTTTTTCATACGTAAAACGTTTTTCAGAATCCTCTCTTCCGGGGTGGCAGGCTCAAAAAAAGATGTGTCCATTTCCAGTGAATGGAGATCCAATTCAACGGCAGCCTAATGATGATCAAGGTCACCCAAGCAGTGTGCTCGTTCCTCTTTTTCCGGAAAAGAATCAGAAGTTGAACGTCATTTTAACTCTTCGAACCAACTCGATCCGTCACGCCGGACAGATCAGTTTCCCGGGAGGACGGGCAGAAGTGAATGAAACACCTATTGAAACCGCCCTGAGAGAATCTCATGAGGAAATTGGAATAGAGCCTGAAACGGTTAATATAGCCGGTTCCATCAGCCCGCTCTATCTCGACAGAAGCCATAACCGAATCAGTCCATTTGTTGGTTTTTTGGATAAAAAGCCGGTATTGACTCGAAACCCTAATGAAGTTGAAGAGATTATCATCGTAGAAATGGATCAACTTTTAAGTGACCGGCTGCTTAAACGAGAGGTCTGGGAACTTCAAAACCGAGAGCTCGAAGTTCCCTACTGGGATATTCACAGAGTACCGCTCTGGGGTGCCACAGCTATGATGATGAGTGAACTGTTGGAGCTCTACCAAAAGTTTTTGAATGAAGAGTAA
- a CDS encoding NAD(P)/FAD-dependent oxidoreductase — protein MKREFSFWEREEWLKSPDLLVVGAGIVGASAALFYKEKNPDHDVIVVDKGFAPEGASTRNAGFACVGSVSEHLADLEIAGEETVMNRIERRWNGLKRLKSTMGEEAIGYESVGGHEIFTDDQLFEQCRNKVNWLNQKLAEKIGEAEVYSVKEFEGYPAIFNRLEGAINSGLLMRSLHQKLAEAGVRVLWNSKVSSVEPNRVEFEEGVVLTPKKILSAVNGFTSNIIDKPIQPARGFVIVTEPIEDFKWRGTFHHDRGYVYFRNVGDRLLLGGARNLAKEEETTDQFGVNPKIKEYLYGFANDVLKLPSNWKVDIEWSGIMGMTENKEPILEQVESGLFVAAGLSGMGIAVGMEVASQAVNLIEND, from the coding sequence ATGAAACGTGAATTTTCATTCTGGGAACGGGAAGAGTGGCTAAAATCGCCGGATCTGCTGGTGGTCGGTGCCGGTATTGTTGGAGCATCAGCGGCGCTTTTTTATAAAGAGAAGAATCCTGATCACGATGTAATTGTGGTGGACAAAGGATTTGCTCCGGAAGGGGCCAGTACGCGAAATGCGGGTTTTGCCTGTGTTGGATCTGTTTCTGAGCATCTGGCTGATTTGGAGATTGCGGGAGAAGAGACCGTAATGAACCGGATTGAACGGAGGTGGAACGGGCTAAAACGATTAAAATCCACGATGGGAGAGGAGGCGATCGGATACGAATCGGTTGGCGGACACGAGATTTTTACCGATGATCAGCTTTTTGAACAGTGTCGCAATAAGGTGAATTGGTTGAATCAAAAACTGGCAGAAAAAATTGGTGAAGCTGAAGTCTATTCGGTGAAAGAGTTTGAGGGCTATCCTGCCATTTTTAATCGGCTGGAAGGTGCAATCAACAGCGGGTTGCTGATGCGATCCCTTCATCAAAAACTGGCTGAAGCCGGTGTGAGAGTACTGTGGAATAGCAAGGTCTCTTCGGTAGAACCAAATCGAGTTGAATTTGAGGAAGGTGTTGTTTTAACACCAAAAAAAATATTATCGGCGGTAAATGGGTTTACATCAAACATAATAGACAAACCCATCCAGCCGGCGCGGGGATTTGTAATTGTAACCGAACCGATTGAAGATTTTAAATGGCGGGGCACCTTTCATCACGATCGCGGCTATGTCTATTTCCGGAATGTTGGCGACCGGCTGTTGCTTGGCGGGGCGCGAAATCTGGCTAAGGAAGAGGAGACAACTGATCAATTTGGGGTAAATCCGAAAATCAAAGAGTATCTATACGGATTTGCTAACGATGTTCTCAAGCTGCCCTCCAACTGGAAGGTTGATATCGAGTGGAGCGGAATCATGGGCATGACGGAAAACAAAGAGCCGATTCTGGAACAGGTTGAGTCGGGACTTTTTGTTGCTGCGGGTCTGAGCGGTATGGGAATCGCCGTTGGAATGGAAGTCGCCTCACAGGCGGTAAATCTGATAGAAAACGATTGA
- a CDS encoding WbuC family cupin fold metalloprotein — translation MKLAFDNPSGDYFHLSETQIVEGLEASRESPRKRMILPIHRKQNAEVQRLINFLQPGTYIRPHRHPMHHATESIVVLKGSIRFFTLDDKGSVLTDNLLKSNPIPSVVDIEPNTWHTFVVLEEDTILFECKKGPYNAETDKEFASWSADESDPSAFEQLRNHLNL, via the coding sequence ATGAAATTGGCATTCGATAATCCGTCCGGCGACTATTTTCATCTCTCCGAAACGCAGATTGTTGAGGGGTTGGAGGCATCACGGGAAAGTCCCAGAAAACGAATGATTTTGCCGATCCACCGTAAACAGAATGCAGAAGTGCAGAGGTTAATAAACTTTCTTCAACCCGGAACCTATATTCGTCCGCACCGCCATCCGATGCATCATGCAACGGAATCGATCGTGGTTTTAAAAGGCTCTATTCGGTTCTTTACTTTAGATGATAAAGGAAGTGTATTGACCGACAACTTGCTAAAGTCGAACCCTATTCCATCTGTTGTTGATATCGAACCGAATACCTGGCATACGTTTGTCGTGTTGGAAGAGGATACGATTTTGTTTGAGTGCAAAAAGGGACCCTACAACGCGGAAACGGATAAGGAGTTTGCAAGCTGGTCTGCTGACGAATCTGATCCAAGTGCTTTTGAACAACTAAGAAACCATCTGAATCTATGA